A section of the Rattus norvegicus strain BN/NHsdMcwi chromosome 15, GRCr8, whole genome shotgun sequence genome encodes:
- the LOC134482125 gene encoding PHD finger protein 11-like isoform X3 yields MAEETAPPCGPVSTGDSLSPERMEKRTCALCPEGHEWSVIYFAPSANIAAHENCLLYSSGLVECGPHDPRNPARSFAVKSVKKEIWRGRRLKCSLCNKGGATVGCDLSSCRKSYHYVCAKKDHAIPQVDEDLGTYKIFCPEHPPQQEETTERADSPSVKKTGKKKSLSSGPPTEPKKMKFSSFKRLMKEEPHGHKDAAVKAPFLKKCLEAGLLTELFEQILEKMDSIHGRFMDETASESGAEWAKCKHILENTPSHAFPPFFNPFFKNTHHGLERWLSGQEHHFTCRRLKTMKGSRPYCLTVDYLETY; encoded by the exons ATGGCCGAAGAGACAGCACCACCATGTGGCCCAGTCTCAACTG GTGACAGTCTGTCTCCAGAGAGGATGGAGAAGAGGACATGTGCCCTCTGCCCTGAGGGTCATGAGTGGAGTGTGATTTACTTTGCACCATCAGCAAATATAGCTGCTCATGAAAACTGTTTG CTGTATTCATCAGGACTGGTGGAGTGTGGTCCTCATGATCCACGTAATCCAGCCAGAAGCTTTGCTGTCAAATCAGTGAAGAAAGAGATCTGGAGAGGGAGAAGATTG AAATGCTCACTGTGTAACAAAGGAGGTGCCACCGTGGGATGTGATTTGTCATCCTGTAGGAAGAGTTACCACTATGTCTGTGCCAAAAAAGACCACGCAATTCCTCAAGTTGATGAGGATCTTGGAACTTACAA aatattttgcCCAGAACATCCTCCACAGCAAGAAGAGACCACTGAACGTG CTGATAGTCCAAGCgtgaagaagacaggaaagaagaaaagtctCTCATCGGGCCCTCCCACAGAG CCAAAAAAGATGAAATTCAGTAGCTTTAAAAGACTCATGAAGGAAGAGCCTCACGGCCACAAAG ATGCAGCTGTCAAAGCTCCTTTTCTTAAGAAATGCCTGGAAGCAGGACTTCTTACTGAATTATTTGAACAGATACTAGAAAAAATGGATTCAATTCATGGAAGATTCATGGATGAGACTGCTTCAGAGTCAGGTGCTGAGTGGGCTAAATGTAAACACATTCTAGAAAACACACCTTCTCatgctttccctcccttctttaacCCATTCTTTAAGAACACacatcatgggctggagagatggctcagtggtcaagaacaccACTTCACTTGCAGAAGACTCAAG ACTATGAAGGGATCAAGACCTTACTGTTTGACTGTGGACTATTTGGAGACATACTAA
- the LOC134482125 gene encoding PHD finger protein 11-like isoform X2, with translation MAEETAPPCGPVSTGDSLSPERMEKRTCALCPEGHEWSVIYFAPSANIAAHENCLLYSSGLVECGPHDPRNPARSFAVKSVKKEIWRGRRLKCSLCNKGGATVGCDLSSCRKSYHYVCAKKDHAIPQVDEDLGTYKIFCPEHPPQQEETTERADSPSVKKTGKKKSLSSGPPTEPKKMKFSSFKRLMKEEPHGHKEHTSWAGEMAQWSRTPLHLQKTQDYEGIKTLLFDCGLFGDILRKFQEVIKSKTCEYEERLNQMKQKLEALADLQENLCSFQECGDLDPSGSTSGSLLPPEDHQIQESPEVQAGSGDSL, from the exons ATGGCCGAAGAGACAGCACCACCATGTGGCCCAGTCTCAACTG GTGACAGTCTGTCTCCAGAGAGGATGGAGAAGAGGACATGTGCCCTCTGCCCTGAGGGTCATGAGTGGAGTGTGATTTACTTTGCACCATCAGCAAATATAGCTGCTCATGAAAACTGTTTG CTGTATTCATCAGGACTGGTGGAGTGTGGTCCTCATGATCCACGTAATCCAGCCAGAAGCTTTGCTGTCAAATCAGTGAAGAAAGAGATCTGGAGAGGGAGAAGATTG AAATGCTCACTGTGTAACAAAGGAGGTGCCACCGTGGGATGTGATTTGTCATCCTGTAGGAAGAGTTACCACTATGTCTGTGCCAAAAAAGACCACGCAATTCCTCAAGTTGATGAGGATCTTGGAACTTACAA aatattttgcCCAGAACATCCTCCACAGCAAGAAGAGACCACTGAACGTG CTGATAGTCCAAGCgtgaagaagacaggaaagaagaaaagtctCTCATCGGGCCCTCCCACAGAG CCAAAAAAGATGAAATTCAGTAGCTTTAAAAGACTCATGAAGGAAGAGCCTCACGGCCACAAAG AACACacatcatgggctggagagatggctcagtggtcaagaacaccACTTCACTTGCAGAAGACTCAAG ACTATGAAGGGATCAAGACCTTACTGTTTGACTGTGGACTATTTGGAGACATACTAAGAAAATTCCAAGAAG taatCAAGAGTAAAACTTGTGAATATGAAGAAAGGCTGAACCAGATGAAGCAGAAGCTTGAGGCACTCGCAGACTTACAAGAAAACCTGTGCTCATTTCAAGAATGTGGGGACCTGGACCCCTCAGGCTCTACCTCAGGGTCCTTGCTACCTCCTGAGGACCACCAGATCCAGGAGTCTCCTGAAGTGCAAGCAGGCTCAGGAGACAGCCTGTGA
- the LOC134482125 gene encoding PHD finger protein 11-like isoform X1 — MAEETAPPCGPVSTGDSLSPERMEKRTCALCPEGHEWSVIYFAPSANIAAHENCLLYSSGLVECGPHDPRNPARSFAVKSVKKEIWRGRRLKCSLCNKGGATVGCDLSSCRKSYHYVCAKKDHAIPQVDEDLGTYKIFCPEHPPQQEETTERADSPSVKKTGKKKSLSSGPPTEPKKMKFSSFKRLMKEEPHGHKDAAVKAPFLKKCLEAGLLTELFEQILEKMDSIHGRFMDETASESDYEGIKTLLFDCGLFGDILRKFQEVIKSKTCEYEERLNQMKQKLEALADLQENLCSFQECGDLDPSGSTSGSLLPPEDHQIQESPEVQAGSGDSL, encoded by the exons ATGGCCGAAGAGACAGCACCACCATGTGGCCCAGTCTCAACTG GTGACAGTCTGTCTCCAGAGAGGATGGAGAAGAGGACATGTGCCCTCTGCCCTGAGGGTCATGAGTGGAGTGTGATTTACTTTGCACCATCAGCAAATATAGCTGCTCATGAAAACTGTTTG CTGTATTCATCAGGACTGGTGGAGTGTGGTCCTCATGATCCACGTAATCCAGCCAGAAGCTTTGCTGTCAAATCAGTGAAGAAAGAGATCTGGAGAGGGAGAAGATTG AAATGCTCACTGTGTAACAAAGGAGGTGCCACCGTGGGATGTGATTTGTCATCCTGTAGGAAGAGTTACCACTATGTCTGTGCCAAAAAAGACCACGCAATTCCTCAAGTTGATGAGGATCTTGGAACTTACAA aatattttgcCCAGAACATCCTCCACAGCAAGAAGAGACCACTGAACGTG CTGATAGTCCAAGCgtgaagaagacaggaaagaagaaaagtctCTCATCGGGCCCTCCCACAGAG CCAAAAAAGATGAAATTCAGTAGCTTTAAAAGACTCATGAAGGAAGAGCCTCACGGCCACAAAG ATGCAGCTGTCAAAGCTCCTTTTCTTAAGAAATGCCTGGAAGCAGGACTTCTTACTGAATTATTTGAACAGATACTAGAAAAAATGGATTCAATTCATGGAAGATTCATGGATGAGACTGCTTCAGAGTCAG ACTATGAAGGGATCAAGACCTTACTGTTTGACTGTGGACTATTTGGAGACATACTAAGAAAATTCCAAGAAG taatCAAGAGTAAAACTTGTGAATATGAAGAAAGGCTGAACCAGATGAAGCAGAAGCTTGAGGCACTCGCAGACTTACAAGAAAACCTGTGCTCATTTCAAGAATGTGGGGACCTGGACCCCTCAGGCTCTACCTCAGGGTCCTTGCTACCTCCTGAGGACCACCAGATCCAGGAGTCTCCTGAAGTGCAAGCAGGCTCAGGAGACAGCCTGTGA
- the LOC134482125 gene encoding PHD finger protein 11-like isoform X4: MAEETAPPCGPVSTGDSLSPERMEKRTCALCPEGHEWSVIYFAPSANIAAHENCLKCSLCNKGGATVGCDLSSCRKSYHYVCAKKDHAIPQVDEDLGTYKIFCPEHPPQQEETTERADSPSVKKTGKKKSLSSGPPTEPKKMKFSSFKRLMKEEPHGHKDAAVKAPFLKKCLEAGLLTELFEQILEKMDSIHGRFMDETASESDYEGIKTLLFDCGLFGDILRKFQEVIKSKTCEYEERLNQMKQKLEALADLQENLCSFQECGDLDPSGSTSGSLLPPEDHQIQESPEVQAGSGDSL; encoded by the exons ATGGCCGAAGAGACAGCACCACCATGTGGCCCAGTCTCAACTG GTGACAGTCTGTCTCCAGAGAGGATGGAGAAGAGGACATGTGCCCTCTGCCCTGAGGGTCATGAGTGGAGTGTGATTTACTTTGCACCATCAGCAAATATAGCTGCTCATGAAAACTGTTTG AAATGCTCACTGTGTAACAAAGGAGGTGCCACCGTGGGATGTGATTTGTCATCCTGTAGGAAGAGTTACCACTATGTCTGTGCCAAAAAAGACCACGCAATTCCTCAAGTTGATGAGGATCTTGGAACTTACAA aatattttgcCCAGAACATCCTCCACAGCAAGAAGAGACCACTGAACGTG CTGATAGTCCAAGCgtgaagaagacaggaaagaagaaaagtctCTCATCGGGCCCTCCCACAGAG CCAAAAAAGATGAAATTCAGTAGCTTTAAAAGACTCATGAAGGAAGAGCCTCACGGCCACAAAG ATGCAGCTGTCAAAGCTCCTTTTCTTAAGAAATGCCTGGAAGCAGGACTTCTTACTGAATTATTTGAACAGATACTAGAAAAAATGGATTCAATTCATGGAAGATTCATGGATGAGACTGCTTCAGAGTCAG ACTATGAAGGGATCAAGACCTTACTGTTTGACTGTGGACTATTTGGAGACATACTAAGAAAATTCCAAGAAG taatCAAGAGTAAAACTTGTGAATATGAAGAAAGGCTGAACCAGATGAAGCAGAAGCTTGAGGCACTCGCAGACTTACAAGAAAACCTGTGCTCATTTCAAGAATGTGGGGACCTGGACCCCTCAGGCTCTACCTCAGGGTCCTTGCTACCTCCTGAGGACCACCAGATCCAGGAGTCTCCTGAAGTGCAAGCAGGCTCAGGAGACAGCCTGTGA